Within the Molothrus aeneus isolate 106 chromosome 1, BPBGC_Maene_1.0, whole genome shotgun sequence genome, the region ACATTAACAGAACTGAAGTGACTGAACTTAGCCACTTTTCTGCCAataatatgttgtaaagaaacCTATACAGGTAGGAATACCAGTGACCAAAATCTCTGGGGCTGATATGGTTTTGTATTGCTCTGGTTTGTCCCCAGTACTGGGAGCTGTTCCCCGTGTTTTCACAGTGATGTACAGTAATGAGCTGTGGGGAAACCCAAATGAGGACTGAAGTGCTCCTAAGCACCAAAGTGGAtccaccagggctggcacagcacgAGCCCAAagtccagggcagggacacaaagCTCCGGGGTCTCTTTTAGTCTCCAGGGGGTTGATGAGTTCTGCTCATGTGCTCTGACCCTCATCAATCTTCAGGGCAGATGAACACACATTATTCCAAACACCATGAGCAGGTCTGAGGGGgatgccagcagagctgtgctgtggttgACAGGCAATGAAGCTAGAGATGCACCACTGCAGGTGCAGGagtcctcctcctcttcccatgCCAGCCCTCACCTCGGAATTCACCTTGCACCATCACTGCCCATGCAAACAACTGGCAAGCTAGCTGACTGAGGGAGATAACAAAGAAAACACTACCAAAAAACTCTCACAGTGATGGATTCTGTGGCTCCTGAGCTCTCTGAAGGAGCCTACCATGGTCTTGTGCACATGAGCTGGCGCAGGAATAGCAACCAGAAGTGGGCTGTGGAGGTGAGATTTCTGTCTCAGAAACAGTACACAGTTATTCAACATACTCAGTTATACCACCAAACTGTACAGTAGTCACTTGCTGTCCAAGAGTTCTTCCTTGTAAGTTATCACTGATTTTCTCAATGGTATCCATTTGCCTTCTCTTTATTGAATGCACCCAGTATCTGTTTTCTGAGGATTGACTGGACTGGGAATTACTTGTCAGGGTTAAACCTGTCTGATCTGTGGGCTTGACACTGTTCAATGCTTCTCTTGTTAATAAAAACCTTATGACTTCTGTAGTATAAATATGTGCATTGGATTCAAGGGTTTATTCTTCCAACTGACacactgaaaaaatacaaaaacaagCTGATTTCTGGATGTAGCCTATGGTGGTTTAAAACAGATAAGATGGAGCTTCTTACAAGTATTTCAGACCTTCTTGAGTCAGTGTCACTAGAAAACACTCACATGTACCCAAAGTGCAAATCAAACACAAATGTCAAATTGTAAAAGCATAAGATCTGTCCTTAAAGAAGGGAAGATCAGATCACAACACAACATAATACATGGCACTGAATCTGCAGGAAACATAAAATGACATGAGGGATGTCTGCTTTTCCTGTTAGGATGTTTAAAACATGACATAAAATGCTGAATTAATGATAGAttcttttttccaaaggaaagaaGCAAGACGTGCAAGAAATCTTACCATTCTTGTCTGCTCTTCTTAATATCTAAAcaaaaagagagacagaaagaacagagtcaattttttcttttgtatggGTTAATAACAAGCAATGTTCTTAGTACACATTAATGTTTGGGCTCTACATCACATTTTCACAAAGCTGCATAGAATTTCAAAGTTCTTAATATGTCTTCATCCATCCCTCTGAGCTTTTTTTAACTCCTCTCTTGCTGTGTGCACTGAAAACCAAGACCATAACAAGAACCAGCTTTATTTTCTAGTTTGTTTATGGATTACAAGGATGATGTTCAGGCACAAAACCTGGTACCATATGGCTACCATGATACTGGACTCAGGTTTGAGAGAAGTGGCTTAAAGAAGCAGATGAATGATGGCTGGGAGGATGTGCTGAGCATCTGAGATGGTGAGAAAGACTCATGGTTTGTGTGGGTGGAGGAAGCAAAGGGTAAgtcaggagaggagctgggtggCACAAAGGGATCAATGGGGAATGAGGAATCATCCAGGAAATGCTGCCACAAGTGTAGGCAAGGCAAGAAAGCAAATCTTCCAAACGTAGTTTCTATTGCTGCAGCAAATACCACTGAAGTgtttcaaaatatgtttttgcACATATATTTTTGAGAGCTGACAGCAATGGAAACATTCTCTGGTCTATTAAAATATTAGCAGCATTTAAACAGTTTCTCCAGCACATGccatggctgctctgctcctagAAGTGAAACCAGACAAGATGGATCCAAGTgcccagctctcttggagcacCTTCATGATTGTTTTGTGGAGGGTGGGGTTGGCAGGGAAACCAACAGAGTTGTGACCCACATCCAGGACTTCACTGATGGTGAACTTTGCATTGAACCAAATTTACAGCacataaaatatgaaatatactTAGTAAGATGACACTTTCCCTCCCTATTTATCCAAATAAATTATACATTCAATTTTCAGTATAAGGCTTGGACTTTTGAGGGGATGTAGCAGTGGAGTTTCAATCAAATGAAATGTCCCATAACCATTGGTCAAGAGTGGCAAAAGTTTCTGcttaagtaattaaaaaaatgatttaaaatcaattattttatgtagttattatttttataattattatttaaaatgtatattaaTTTGTTCCAATTAATTAACCCCCCCTGCCCCCAACCTTAAGCAAGTATTAAAATCCTTTAGACACTTGAGAGGGAGTTTGACAGAAGACCACAGAAGAGGTTGTTTTAGCAATCATAAATCACTCTCATTAGGTCTCTCTCTCTGGAGAGAGATTATTTATAAGAACATTTAGTGACAGAACAATGGGAAAtgatttcaaactgaaagataataggtttagattagatgttaggaaaaaaatctttgctgtaTGGGTGCTGAGGCACTGGTACAGGTGGCCCGGGGAGGTTGTGGATGGCAGAGTtcgaggccaggctggatgaagctctgagcagcctggtctagtggaaggtgtccctgccaatggCAGGGCTTTagaactggatgatttttaagatcccttccaccATGCCATTTTATCAttctataattttataattctatTCCCCAGGGGAATCAGGACCTCAGTGCCTGCCCTTTCTGTGCAGACTTACAACCAACCTCTTGCTGCCTGATCTAATTTAAATGAGTTTATATAGGTGGGGGTACTTCACTGAGGAATAATCACACACCTACACATCCCCAAATATCTAAAATATCCGTGACATGAATGTATTCTCGCAGCAGAAGGGCCCCCAGGGTCCAGTCCCTGCTTTGAAGCAGGCATGGCTTGGATTTAAGGTTTTCCTCCAGATATAAGaggaaaatcacagaaacagCCTCCTCCTATTTGTTGGTTTGTGAAAGGTATCTGCTTTCCTATAAATATGAACGTGACACTGGTTTAAGAAAGTgctgaaaattaaacaaataattttgttttgaaatcttTTCTACTTTAGTGAAATCAAAAGTTTTCAGTTTATCAGATAATCTGACCATGTGCAATTTCTCAATCCAGTGTGCTAAGTTAAATTGAGGAGCTGGCTGCATTTAATGTTACTTAACTCTTTCCTGACAACTTggatttctcttctgtttttgtGATGTATGACTGTAATTCTCCCATTTCTTTTACAAGTGGTATCTCtgagacaaaaggaaaaaaaaacccacaaaaatacccaactaaagaaaaaaacctgcattttcaaTATACACTtgaattgaaatgaaaattgaattgaattgaaaaGTCAATAAAAAGTCTTATTTAAACAATTTTCTGTGGAGGCTAGAGAAATCAGGAGATGAGCAGATGAGGttcatttgaaataatttggGGAAAGGTTGGGGAAGTTGAAGTGGGCATATTAGAGAAAACACCTAGATAAAGAGTCCTTTAATACAGGCTATGCCATTTTCAGCTGATTTGTGGAATAATGCCAGCACAAGAGCTGGTCTGAAGTGGATCAGTGTTGGTGGTAGAGTTGGTCTCAAGATTTGCAGGTCTCACCAAGGTCAGGGGATACTTTGAAGATCTTTGGATGGGAGTTTGCCTTGGAACAAAGAAATACTCTGTGCTGCACAAATTTAGACAAAAAAACTTCACAGCTGCACCTTGCAAGATGCCCTTGGTGACTGCCTAGCACAGCACCTCTCGGGGCTGCGTGGCCAGACGCTCATCAGggcacctccctgggctcaCCCTCAAAGGGCTGAGGGGCTCAGGATTCTCTGCACACTGACCTTGGGCTCCTCAAATTCATCAGGGTCTAAAGGGATGGGAAGAACCTGCATGgttagtgaaaaaaaccccaaaaactttTATAGGGTGAGAAACTTTAGTGAAAAGCACCCCCATCCCCTTGCCccataaaaacaataaaatttgaAGTAACTTATTTAGAGAGGTGCCTGTTTAGACTGTTTTCACTCATTTAGAATGGTGACAGAACCTCTTCTAGCCACCCCCAAACACACTAACGTGCTCTCCTAACACATGCAGCCATTAGAAacaaaaggggaaggggaaaggggaaggggaaaggataaggggaagggaatgggaaagggaaagggggaagatTCACAGTCTCACTGGGCTTCACCCCCTTCCACCGAGGGAGGAGATAACaggtcagggaaaaaaaaaaaaaagaaagaaaagaagaaataaaaggagggaggggggaagtatggagaggaaaaaaggcaaaagaaaaaggcaaagcatAACAAACCAGGTGCCGCCTCCCCAAACACTGGCAGGTGGCCGGTGCGAAGGATGGTTTCCGTGCCCTACTCACATCGCGGAAGATGcgcagccccgctccccgctccgCCGCCATCCGCCCGCCTCAGCCGCCGCAGCGCCCGCAGAGCCCGCCCAGGGCCGGGGTCCCTGCGGGTCCGAGCCGGGGTCCctgcgggggccgggccggggtccCTGCGGGTCCGAGCCGGGGTCCCTGCGGAGGCCGGGCCGGGGTCCCTGCGGAGGCCGGGCCGGGGTCCctgcgggggccgggccggggtccCTGCGGGTCCGAGCCGGGGTCCCTGCGGGTCCGAGCCGGGGTCCctgcgggggccgggccggggtccCTGCGGGTCCGAGCCGGGGTCCctgcgggggccgggccggggtccctgcgggggccgggccggggtccCTGCGGGTCGGAGCCGGGGTCCCTGCGGGTCGGAGCCGGGGTCCCTGCGGGTCGGAGCCGGGGTCCCTGCGGGTCAGAGCCGGGGTCCCTGCGGAGGCCGGGCCGGGGTCCCTGCGGGTCGGAGCCGGGGTCCCTGCGGGTCCGAGCCGGGGTCCCTGCGGGTCGGAGCCGGGGTCCCTGCGGAGGCCGGGCCGGGGTCCCTGCGGAGGCCGGGCCGGGGTCCCTGCGGGTCCGAGCCGGGGTCCCTGCGGGTCCGAGCCGGGGTCCctgcgggggccgggccggggtccCTGCGGGTCGGAGCCGGGGTCCCTGCGGGTCGGAGCCGGGGTCCCTGCGGGTCAGAGCCGGGGTccctgcggggccgggccggggtccCTGCGGGGGCCGagccgcgcccccgccccgcccggccccgggagCCCGGCCCAGCGAGGGCAGGAGCCGGGGCGGCCGTGCCGTGCGGGGCACACGCTCCCTGTTGCATCCCTAATTAGGGCGGGCTCTGGCGACACTTGCGTTGTCTGCATGAAGGAAACTTGTGTCTTGCGGTCTGTCAGGCCACGTTTGCACCGTCGTTTTGGCTGCCCCCCCCGTCAGCACAGTCACTTTGGGGAGATGTCTCTCAGGAAAGCCACGAGAGCCCGTTCCGAGGATGGGCTATAAGATATACGGTGTAAGATGAAGTCCCGGCAGTGCAGGGGCGACGGGGCGGCTCTGTGTTCCACACCGCGCTGCGGGCACCGCCAGCAGCTGCGCCCCGCAAAAGCCTCGGGCTTGATAATAAGACGATGCTTGGATAAAATATATACGTCAAAGTGGCTCGGCCAAaaaccaggggctgcagggacgtGTAGCGCTGGGGCTCCTGCGGGGAAGCAAGCGGGGAGCagggggatggggcaggagcgGGCTCGGCGGGGTCCgggcagagaggaggagggtccgggctcagggagaggaaggcagctctgagaggagctccCCGAGCTATTGCACACCCGAGACAAGGAGTTCTCGCATGGACATCCTGTAACAGCGGCTGTGACTCTGTGCTCCCGCCACGAGCAGACGGCATCGCAATTCTACATCATGTGTTACAACAGTGGGATAGAGTATATACTGCAGCTAGTGATCACTGCATCAATACTATGCTTCTAAACAAATACTAGAGtgaagtttttgttttaaaacactttCATGGACGAAAAGCCTCGGCCGTGGTGTGACTTGAAAGTTTCTGCTTTCaacatttcagaggaaaaccTGAGAGATGGAAGAGACCTTTCCAATTGGAAAGACAAGGCATTTCACAGGGTGAGCAATTTTTATCTCAATTCATAAAgatggctttaaaaaaagagatggaaaatcaTCTCAggctatttttgctttttaataataCTGAAAGGCTTTtatttaatctgatttttatgATGGTAATAtgggaatatatttttttccagacagaggaaagaagaagaaattccaAAGGTAGTCTCAAGAGCCAGGGGGGCGAGTAGAAATAAGAACAAGTTTCTTTAGACTATAGAGAggcttggtttttttaacttttacaGCAACAACATTAATAATTTacatatttaactttttttgaCTAATTTCTATCTATAAAAAGACCTTTGATGAAGACCCAGTATCTTTCCTTTTTGATTAGCCTTAACATTCACcaagaatattttgtttgtcTAGAGAAATCTTCCTTCAAAattgtaagaaaaaatattgtgcCATCTTGATATTTTTAgggtaaaaatgaaaacataagaATCAAAAATGTCTCATAGAACTTTTATTACGTGAGAAAGTTGTGAGTAGAGTATATGTGAAACTTACTGATGATagtttttgtgctgctttaaaATTACCTGAAGCAATACCTCAATTTTAACACCACAAGCAGAACCAGAGCTCTGAATTTTACTCAGTTTCATATTCATTCAATGATCTCCCTCTGTCTCTGAGCAAGAAGACATGAGGAGAGGGTAATGCTGCTGTGGTGCCCTGTGATGTGGGAGTACAGGTACTGCCTTAGTGGGAGGATGATGGCTTTGTGACCTGCCCAGGTGAGGTTAGCAAAGGTCAGCACTCACTGACAtgctcccctctgcagccacag harbors:
- the LOC136555670 gene encoding proline-rich protein HaeIII subfamily 1-like, yielding MPSARGGSTESQPLLQDVHARTPCLGCAIARGAPLRAAFLSLSPDPPPLCPDPAEPAPAPSPCSPLASPQEPQRYTSLQPLVFGRATLTYIFYPSIVLLSSPRLLRGAAAGGARSAVWNTEPPRRPCTAGTSSYTGCNRERVPRTARPPRLLPSLGRAPGAGRGGGAARPPQGPRPGPAGTPALTRRDPGSDPQGPRLRPAGTPARPPQGPRLGPAGTPARTRRDPGPASAGTPARPPQGPRLRPAGTPARTRRDPGSDPQGPRPGLRRDPGSDPQGPRLRPAGTPAPTRRDPGSDPQGPRPGPRRDPGPAPAGTPARTRRDPGPAPAGTPARTRRDPGSDPQGPRPGPRRDPGPASAGTPARPPQGPRLGPAGTPARPPQGPRLGPAGTPALGGLCGRCGG